The Bacillota bacterium genome has a segment encoding these proteins:
- the hcp gene encoding hydroxylamine reductase has translation MFCYQCEQTAGGTGCTKTGVCGKEPDIAALQDTLVIALKGIAAYAYHARELGAVDEVVDAFFARGLFATLTNVNFNLESHVELLLKAGEINLRVMELLDRAHVERFGVPEPTKVQVGTRAGPGIVVTGHDLLDLYELLKQSEGKGVNVYTHGEMLPALAYPEFKKFPHLVGNYGTAWQNQRREFEEFSGAILATTNCVLLPRDSYKDRIFTCGVADLPGVPHIKNRDFTPVIEKALALPLLPENPVAATMTGFHHKAVLALAGKIVAAVKAGKIRHFFLVGGCDGTRAGRSYYAEFVKLVPQDCVVLTLGCGKYRFNYLDLGAIEGIPRLIDIGQCNNAYSAIQIALALAGAFNCGVNDLPLSLVLSWFEQKAVAILLTLLHLGVKNIRLGPTLPAFITPDVLQVLQDNYNIQPITTPAGDLQALLG, from the coding sequence ATGTTTTGTTACCAGTGTGAACAAACTGCCGGAGGAACCGGGTGCACCAAGACAGGGGTTTGCGGGAAGGAGCCGGACATCGCCGCCCTGCAGGATACCCTGGTGATCGCCCTGAAGGGGATCGCCGCCTATGCCTACCACGCCCGGGAGCTGGGGGCGGTGGACGAGGTGGTTGACGCCTTCTTTGCCCGGGGGCTTTTCGCAACCCTCACCAACGTCAACTTCAATCTGGAAAGCCACGTTGAGCTGCTGCTCAAGGCCGGAGAGATCAACCTCAGGGTGATGGAGCTGCTTGACCGCGCCCATGTAGAGCGTTTCGGCGTCCCCGAACCTACAAAGGTGCAGGTGGGCACCAGGGCCGGCCCCGGCATCGTGGTAACGGGGCATGACCTGCTCGACCTTTACGAACTCCTGAAGCAGTCCGAGGGGAAGGGGGTCAACGTTTACACCCACGGGGAGATGCTTCCGGCTCTGGCCTACCCGGAGTTCAAGAAGTTTCCCCACCTGGTGGGGAACTACGGGACGGCCTGGCAGAACCAGCGCAGGGAGTTTGAGGAGTTTTCCGGGGCGATTCTGGCAACCACCAACTGCGTGCTGCTGCCGCGGGACTCCTACAAGGACCGCATCTTCACCTGCGGGGTGGCCGACCTCCCGGGGGTTCCGCACATCAAGAACCGCGACTTCACCCCGGTAATCGAAAAGGCGCTGGCGCTCCCGCTGCTGCCGGAAAACCCTGTGGCTGCCACCATGACCGGTTTCCACCACAAGGCGGTGCTCGCCCTGGCCGGCAAGATCGTTGCAGCCGTGAAAGCCGGCAAGATCCGCCACTTCTTCCTGGTGGGCGGCTGCGACGGCACCAGGGCCGGCCGGAGCTACTACGCCGAGTTCGTCAAGCTGGTGCCCCAGGACTGCGTCGTGCTCACGCTGGGCTGCGGCAAATACCGCTTCAACTACCTGGACCTGGGCGCGATCGAGGGAATCCCGCGCCTGATCGACATCGGGCAGTGCAACAACGCCTACTCCGCGATCCAGATCGCCCTCGCCCTGGCGGGTGCCTTCAACTGCGGAGTTAACGACCTGCCCCTGAGCCTGGTGCTCTCCTGGTTCGAGCAGAAGGCGGTGGCGATCCTCCTCACCCTGCTCCACCTGGGAGTGAAGAACATCCGGCTCGGCCCCACCCTGCCGGCATTCATCACGCCTGATGTGCTCCAGGTGCTCCAGGACAACTACAACATCCAGCCCATCACCACGCCCGCCGGAGACCTCCAGGCCCTCCTGGGATAA